The Hymenobacter swuensis DY53 genome includes the window GAAGGCGAGGGCCAGGACGGCTTCGAGATTTTCCGGGTGCGCGGTTGGGACTATGCTGCCCTCATCGACACCTATCAGCGCGCCGCCGAGGTGTGCCGCACCCAGCACGTACCCGTGCTGATTCACGTGCAGGAAGTGACCCAACCCCAGGGCCACAGCACCAGCGGCTCGCACGAGCGATACAAGAGCAAGGACCGCCTGAGCTGGGAAGAGGAGCACGACTGCCTGCGCAAAATGCGCGAATGGCTGCTGCAGGAAGGCCACGCCTCCGAAGACGAATTGACGCAGATTGAGAATGAGGCCAAGGAAACCGTGAAAGTGGCCCGCACGGCCGCCTGGAGCGAGTTCTTTAACCCCATCAAGGCAGAGGCCGTTGAGGTAGTGGCTTTGCTGAACCGCTTGGTGAAGGAAACCGGCACCGAAAACAAGCTGCACGAGCTGGTGGAGCCGCTGGAGCATAATCCGGCCCCCATCCGCGCCGATCTGGTGCGTACCGTGCGCCGTGCGTTGCGCGCCGTGCGCGGCACCCGCAGCGCCGCCCGCCGCGACCTGCAGAACTGGCTGGAGCAAGCCCTGGCCGAAAACTCGGACCGCTACAACTCCTACCTGTTCAGCCAGAGCGAGGAAGCCATTGGCAACATTGAAGAAGTAAAAGCCGAGTTTGCCGCCGACGCCCACCAAGTGGATGGTCGGGAGGTGTTGCAGGCCTGCTTCGACGCCAACTTCCAGCGCGACCCGCGCATCTTCGCCATCGGGGAGGACGTGGGCCGCATCGGCGACGTGAACCAGGCGTTTGCCGGTTTGCAGGAGAAATTCGGGGAACTGCGCGTGACGGATACCGGCATTCGGGAGTGCACCATTGTGGGGCAGGGCATCGGGGCAGCCATGCGCGGCCTGCGGCCCATCACCGAAATCCAGTACCTCGATTACCTGCTCTACGCCATCCAGATTCTGAGCGACGACGTGGCCTGCCTGCAGTACCGCACCAAGGGTGGCCAGAAAGCCCCGCTCATTGTGCGTACCCGGGGCCACCGCTTGGAAGGCATCTGGCACAGCGGCTCACCTATCCAGATGATTCTGGGCGCTATCCGGGGCATGCACCTGTGCGTGCCGCGCAACATGACGCAGGCTGCCGGTTTCTACAACACACTGCTGCGCAGTGATGAGCCGGCTATTGTCATTGAGTGCCTCAACGGCTACCGCCTCAAGGAGCAGATTCCGTCCAACGTGGGCGAGTTCACGCTGCCCCTGGGCCGGCCTGAAACCCTGAAAAAGGGCGACGACCTGACCATCGTCACCTACGGCTCGATGTGCCGCATTGTACTGGATGCCGCCAAGCAGCTGGCCGAAGTAGGCATTTCGGTAGAGGTAATTGATGTGCAGACACTGCTGCCCTTCGACGTGGACCACATTATTGCCGACTCCCTGCAGCGTACTAACCGCGTCCTGTTTGCCGATGAGGACGTGCCCGGTGGCGGCACCGCCTACATGATGCAGCAGGTGCTCGACGAGCAGCAGGCTTACCGCTTTCTCGACTCGCAGCCGCGCTGCCTCGCGGCCCAGGCCCACCGCCCACCCTACGGTTCCGACGGCGACTACTTCAGCAAACCCAACGCCGAGGACGTATTCGACACGGTGTACGAGATGCTGCAGGAAGCTGACCCCAAGCGGTTCCCGACCATTTATTAGCGGCAAAGGCTACTAACGAACTATGGGCCGCAGATTATGGGGTATTGCACCCGTAACCTGCGGCCCATAGTTGCCTTTTTGCTCTGGTTTTACCAGCTATTGCAACGTGATGGGGTCGGTAATGACTTCGTTGCTGACGCGTAAGGCCCGGTCTTTTATCTTCACTTTGAAGCGTAGCACGGTTCCGGTGCGGAGCACCGAGTTCTTAAAGATTTGCAGGTTATAGTCGATTTCGCCCTTCAGCGGGGCTTTCCGGTCGCCTTGCTCATCTGGGGTGAGGCGGGGGTAGCGGCCATCGTAGCCGGGGTCGTTGGGGGAGAAAACGATGTCCTGGAAGACGGCGTTGGCATCCCGCACCTGCAGCCGGCAGATGTAGTTGTAGCCGTCGGGGTTGAGCGTGTTATCCGGCTTGGTGACGTTGAACGGCGGGTCGGTGTCCGTGTCGCGCAGGCCCAGGTCACCGTCGCCATCCTGATAGCTCACCGTCACGACTACCTTATCGTAGGTGCCGGTGGCATCGGAAATACGCTCCTTGGTGATGCGCCTGAACTCGATTTCCGGCGTTTCGGGGTAATCTGGCGGGCTGATGCAGGAAGTAATCATCAGGCCCGAGAGTGCCAGCAGGGAAGCAGAGCGGAGCGTACGAAATATGGCCATACAAAGCAGAATAGGCAGTCGGGGGAAGCGGCCCCCGCCGGGCAGGAAGGTACAACATCTCAACGAACGAAGTACCGCCCGCATTGTTCTCTGTTCCGCTAACCCCAACGTACCCGAATGAGTTTCCGCGCCGAATACCTCCGCCAGCTTCCCCTCCTGACCGATACCACCGCCCCCGCTGCCGCCCTGGAGCTGTTCCGGTACCAGGCTCAGCACTGCGCCCCATATGCCGCGTATCTGGCGGCTTTGGGCTACCAGCCAGCGCGGGTGCAACGGCTGGAGTCCATTCCGTTTCTACCCATTGAGTTCTTCAAAACCCAGGACGTACGCACGGATGCCGTTGACTGGCAGCCGGAGGAAACGTTCCTAAGCAGCGGCACCACCCGGCAGAGCCGCAGCCAGCACTTTGTGCGCGAGCCGCTGCTCTACCGCCAGCACGCGGCCCGCATCTTCGAGCAGTTCTACGGTCCGCTCACCGGCTGGACTTTTCTGGCACTGCTACCCTCGTATCTGGAGCAGGGCAACTCCTCATTGGTGGCGATGGTGGAGTACTTCGGCCAGCAGTCGGGGCAGCTGCAGCCGGCCTTCTTTCTGCACGACCACGAGGCTTTGTTGACTGCACTGGCGCAGGCTAAGCAGCAACCCAGCCGGAAAGT containing:
- a CDS encoding alpha-ketoacid dehydrogenase subunit alpha/beta, producing MSTAETAADVLSSVATLSKEDLLRDYRLGWESRHASLAGRKEVFMGKAKFGIFGDGKEVPQLAMARAFRAGDWRAGYYRDQTFMLAIGELTLQQYFAQLYAHADVEAEPSTAGRAMNGHFGTRHLDENGNFKNLAESKNSSADISPTGGQMPRLVGLAYASKLFRQNPDLHQFSQFSVNGNEVAFGTIGNASTSEGMFFEAINAAGVLQIPMLVSVWDDHYGISVPAEYQTTKQNISEILKGFQREGEGQDGFEIFRVRGWDYAALIDTYQRAAEVCRTQHVPVLIHVQEVTQPQGHSTSGSHERYKSKDRLSWEEEHDCLRKMREWLLQEGHASEDELTQIENEAKETVKVARTAAWSEFFNPIKAEAVEVVALLNRLVKETGTENKLHELVEPLEHNPAPIRADLVRTVRRALRAVRGTRSAARRDLQNWLEQALAENSDRYNSYLFSQSEEAIGNIEEVKAEFAADAHQVDGREVLQACFDANFQRDPRIFAIGEDVGRIGDVNQAFAGLQEKFGELRVTDTGIRECTIVGQGIGAAMRGLRPITEIQYLDYLLYAIQILSDDVACLQYRTKGGQKAPLIVRTRGHRLEGIWHSGSPIQMILGAIRGMHLCVPRNMTQAAGFYNTLLRSDEPAIVIECLNGYRLKEQIPSNVGEFTLPLGRPETLKKGDDLTIVTYGSMCRIVLDAAKQLAEVGISVEVIDVQTLLPFDVDHIIADSLQRTNRVLFADEDVPGGGTAYMMQQVLDEQQAYRFLDSQPRCLAAQAHRPPYGSDGDYFSKPNAEDVFDTVYEMLQEADPKRFPTIY
- a CDS encoding acyl-CoA synthetase family protein; its protein translation is MSFRAEYLRQLPLLTDTTAPAAALELFRYQAQHCAPYAAYLAALGYQPARVQRLESIPFLPIEFFKTQDVRTDAVDWQPEETFLSSGTTRQSRSQHFVREPLLYRQHAARIFEQFYGPLTGWTFLALLPSYLEQGNSSLVAMVEYFGQQSGQLQPAFFLHDHEALLTALAQAKQQPSRKVLLLGVSYALLDFAATYAGRPELHGVTVLETGGMKGRRREMIREELHAELQQAFGPAGIHSEYGMTELLGQAYSFGDGRFHAPPQLRVLLRDPSDPFSVSATRAAGAINVIDLANVDSCAFIETKDLARLHPDGSFEVLGRLDNSDVRGCNQMV